The following are from one region of the Nicotiana tomentosiformis chromosome 7, ASM39032v3, whole genome shotgun sequence genome:
- the LOC138896319 gene encoding uncharacterized protein, translating into MAEELKKLIGRVQNAEVGIGIEGLNYEDLCIQPDVELPEGYKPPKFEMFNRTSEPKVHLRTYCDKLVGVGKNEPIRMKLFMRSLTGYALSWYISQDPKKWVSWVSMASDFMDRFRFNTKNAPDIFYIQNLKKKPTETLCEYATRWRSEAAKVRPALEEGQINKFFVRAQDPQYYERLMVIENHKFYDIIKLGERIEEGIKSGMVTNFEAM; encoded by the coding sequence ATGgcggaggaactcaagaagctcatTGGTAGAGTTCAGAATGCTGAAGTCGGTATAGGCAttgaaggtctaaactatgaAGACCTATGTATTCAGCCGGATGTGGAACTGCCGGAGGGTTATaaacctcccaagtttgaaaTGTTCAACAGGACTAGTGAACCGAAAGTGCATCTGAGAACATActgtgacaaacttgtaggagtAGGCAAGAATGAACCAATCCGTATGAAGTTGTTCATGCGAAGCCTCACAGGATATgctttgtcttggtacatcagtcaagaCCCGAAGAAGTGGGTTagttgggtaagcatggcatcagacttcatggatagattcagaTTCAACACGAAAAATgcgccagacattttctacattcaaaacctcaagaagaagccaacagaaactttatgcgagtatgctactcgttggagatcagaagctgcgaaagtaaggccagcacttgAAGAAGGACAAataaataagttcttcgtcagagctcaagacccgcagtattatgaaaggttgatggttattgaaaatcacaaattctacgacatcatcaagctaggagaaagaatagaagaagggattaaGAGTGGGATGGTAACCAACTTCGAGGCGATGTAG